Proteins from a single region of Verrucomicrobia bacterium CG1_02_43_26:
- a CDS encoding hydroxyglutarate oxidase (catalyzed the formation of 2-ketoglutarate from 2-hydroxyglutarate) — MKKFDVIVVGGGIVGLATALRLLQKNTSLKVLLLEKENGLAKHQTGNNSGVIHSGIYYKPGSLKAQNCKEGYDDLVHFARENDIAHEICGKVIVATREDEIPALEELHRRGDANGLTGINRINSEQIKEREPHVNGITGLWVPQTGIIDFKQTCQKYAEKIQYLGGQILLNTKVISILEDNDHVEVITDKGTYEGAYLISCAGLQSDRVAKMTEPDLPLRITPFRGEYYMLKPEKQYLVKNLIYPVPDPAFPFLGVHFTRMVRGGIEAGPNAVFAFKREGYTRTSFSLKDTYDALTWPGFLKVAAKYWKTGFGEFYRSFSKQAFVKALQRLIPEIQANDLVPGGAGVRAQACARDGKLLDDFSIHSQNRCIHVCNAPSPAATASLAIGSKIADTLIEKSSLKHHITN; from the coding sequence ATGAAAAAGTTTGATGTTATCGTTGTCGGCGGAGGTATTGTTGGCTTAGCCACAGCTCTTCGTTTATTACAAAAAAATACTTCTCTAAAAGTGCTCCTTTTGGAAAAGGAAAACGGTTTGGCGAAACATCAAACGGGTAATAATAGCGGCGTTATTCATTCCGGTATCTATTATAAGCCAGGAAGTCTAAAAGCCCAGAATTGCAAGGAGGGTTATGATGATCTGGTGCATTTTGCTCGTGAAAATGATATTGCCCACGAAATTTGCGGAAAAGTAATCGTAGCTACTCGTGAAGATGAAATTCCCGCGTTGGAGGAGCTCCATAGGCGTGGCGATGCTAATGGCCTAACCGGTATCAACCGGATAAACTCGGAGCAGATTAAGGAAAGAGAACCCCATGTTAATGGTATAACAGGGTTGTGGGTGCCTCAGACCGGTATTATTGATTTCAAGCAAACTTGCCAAAAGTATGCTGAGAAAATCCAATACTTGGGCGGCCAGATTCTTTTAAACACCAAGGTTATTTCTATTCTAGAGGATAACGATCATGTCGAAGTTATCACCGATAAGGGTACTTATGAAGGCGCTTATTTGATCAGTTGTGCGGGGCTACAATCTGACCGTGTTGCAAAGATGACCGAACCCGATCTCCCGCTACGTATTACGCCGTTTCGAGGTGAATACTATATGCTTAAGCCGGAAAAGCAGTATTTGGTAAAGAATTTGATTTACCCGGTGCCGGATCCCGCTTTTCCTTTCCTGGGAGTACATTTCACTCGTATGGTGCGTGGGGGTATAGAGGCTGGGCCAAACGCTGTCTTTGCGTTTAAGCGTGAGGGATATACCCGAACCAGTTTTTCATTAAAAGACACTTACGATGCTTTAACCTGGCCTGGTTTTTTGAAAGTTGCCGCAAAATACTGGAAAACAGGGTTTGGCGAATTTTACCGCTCTTTCTCTAAACAAGCTTTCGTAAAGGCACTGCAGCGGTTAATCCCGGAGATTCAGGCAAATGATCTCGTTCCTGGCGGTGCAGGCGTTCGTGCTCAAGCTTGTGCGCGCGATGGCAAGCTCTTGGATGATTTTAGCATTCATTCTCAAAACAGATGTATTCATGTTTGCAATGCGCCTTCTCCCGCCGCAACCGCTTCATTGGCTATTGGCAGTAAAATTGCCGATACTTTGATAGAGAAATCCAGCCTCAAGCATCATATTACTAACTAA
- a CDS encoding phosphatidylserine decarboxylase, whose product MSDHSIEYYNRYTKQIETEAVYGEPFLKFLYNNPIGRLCLKGFVRRHLPSNLYGKLMDSRLSKRKILPFIEKYKVDTTEFQKAPAEFTCFNDFFIRKLKPEARPINEDAHAIVFPADGRHYCIPDLSSYDGILVKGNVLPLVDLLGSLQLAETYLSGSMVISRLCPTDYHRFHFPITGHVSTPKLINGYLYSVNPIALRKNIHIFAQNKRFVTTIKVPSGKEIVMIEVGATCVGSVSHTYTPNTQCVKGAEKGFFSFGGSTVITVFPKGSIEFENDLLEQSAHKREVFAKMGDKMGSFLLKNTE is encoded by the coding sequence GTGTCAGACCATTCCATAGAATATTACAACCGCTACACAAAGCAGATTGAAACAGAAGCCGTTTACGGGGAGCCATTCCTTAAATTTCTGTATAACAATCCCATCGGCCGGCTATGCCTGAAAGGCTTTGTACGGAGACATTTACCCTCTAATCTGTATGGAAAGTTGATGGATTCTCGCCTTAGCAAGCGAAAGATCCTTCCCTTTATTGAAAAATACAAAGTAGACACAACAGAATTTCAAAAAGCACCCGCTGAGTTCACCTGCTTTAACGACTTTTTTATCCGTAAACTAAAGCCAGAAGCACGCCCGATTAACGAAGACGCGCATGCGATTGTTTTCCCCGCTGATGGGCGCCATTACTGCATTCCAGACTTATCCTCTTATGACGGTATATTAGTAAAAGGAAACGTCCTGCCGTTAGTAGACCTCCTAGGCTCCTTACAGCTTGCGGAGACGTATTTATCCGGCTCCATGGTTATCTCTCGCCTTTGCCCAACAGATTACCACCGTTTTCATTTCCCGATAACAGGCCATGTATCGACACCTAAGCTTATTAACGGGTACCTCTATTCCGTCAACCCGATTGCGCTGCGAAAGAACATACATATTTTTGCTCAAAACAAACGCTTTGTCACAACGATTAAAGTCCCATCCGGGAAAGAAATCGTGATGATAGAAGTGGGTGCGACCTGCGTGGGCTCAGTTTCCCACACCTATACGCCGAATACACAATGCGTAAAAGGCGCTGAGAAAGGTTTCTTTAGCTTTGGAGGTTCGACCGTAATCACGGTTTTTCCAAAAGGCTCTATTGAGTTTGAAAACGATCTGTTAGAACAAAGCGCCCACAAGCGCGAAGTATTTGCAAAAATGGGTGATAAAATGGGTTCTTTTTTATTGAAAAATACAGAATAG